The Deltaproteobacteria bacterium genome includes the window GGACCCGCACACCGAAGTTGGACAAGGCCCCGTCCCAGAGGGTGTACTCGCCCGCCTTCGGCCTTGCGGCAGTGGCGGCTGCCGTGCTCAACCGCGACCTGTGTCTGCTACGCGCCATGATCCGCCTCCCCCTTCCGGCCTCCGCTCATGGCGTCGCCGACGATGGCGGTGATCTGCCCCGCCGCCTCGCGGATGTGCTCGTCCGCCAGGTGTGCGTATCTCTCGGTCGCGGCGGT containing:
- a CDS encoding tyrosine-type recombinase/integrase, which translates into the protein MGRSYPSRHTYASHAVMSGLDLYTVGRLLGHADTAATERYAHLADEHIREAAGQITAIVGDAMSGGRKGEADHGA